Proteins encoded by one window of Manihot esculenta cultivar AM560-2 chromosome 10, M.esculenta_v8, whole genome shotgun sequence:
- the LOC110624926 gene encoding potassium transporter 2, with amino-acid sequence MDLGHGKCWDTSKKDSWKTLLVLAYQSLGVVYGDLSTSPLYVYKSTFAEDIHHSDSNEEIFGVLSFVFWTLTLVPLFKYVFVVLRADDNGEGGTFALYSLICRHAKVSLLPNRQAADEALSTYKTEHLPEKNNKSGVKIYLEKHKALHTALLILVLLGTCMVIGDGVLTPAISVFSAVSGLELSMSKEHHQYAVVPITCFILVCLFALQHYGTHRVGFFFAPIVLTWLLCISALGLYNIIYWNPHVYQALSPYYMFKFLKKTRKGGWMSLGGILLCITGSEAMFADLGHFSYAAIQIAFTFLVYPALILAYMGQAAYLSQHHHNDNHIGFYISVPEKLRLPVLIIAILASVVGSQAIITGTFSIINQSQSLCCFPKVKVVHTSDEMHGQIYIPEINWILMVLCIAVTIGFRDTKHMGNASGLAVMTVMLVTTCLTSLVIILCWNKNPAVALSFLLFFGSVELLYFSASLTKFTEGAWLPILLALFLMTIMFVWHYATIKKYEFDLHNKVSLDWLLELGPSLGIARVPGIGLVFTDLTSGIPANFSRFVTNLPAFHRVLVFVCVKSVPVPYVPPAERYLVGRVGPSTHRSYRCIVRYGYREVHQDVDSFETELIARLADFINYDWRRALRTNSHTEDAASQSNESSSEYRLAVIGNTTFACTPQYEIEETVQPASVSGGFSTVESMADVIEMEPVVERRVRFAIDDDQESDIHLQLKEELEDLLAAQEAGTAFILGHSHVQAKQGSSVLKKLAINFGYNFLGRNCRGPDVALKIPPASLLEVGMVYVV; translated from the exons ATGGATCTCGGGCATGGTAAATGTTGGGATACCTCAAAG AAGGATTCTTGGAAGACACTGTTGGTTTTGGCATATCAGAGCCTTGGAGTTGTATATGGGGACCTCAGCACTTCTCCTCTCTATGTTTATAAGAGCACATTTGCAGAAGATATCCACCATTCAGACTCCAATGAAGAGATCTTTGGTGTTCTGTCTTTTGTTTTCTGGACTCTCACATTGGTTCCCTTGTTCAAGTATGTCTTTGTTGTACTTAGAGCTGATGACAACGGAGAGG GAGGTACTTTTGCACTGTATTCATTGATATGCCGGCATGCAAAAGTGAGCCTTTTGCCCAATAGACAGGCTGCAGATGAAGCACTCTCTACTTACAAAACTGAGCACCTTCCAGAGAAGAATAATAAATCAGGGGTTAAAATATACCTTGAAAAGCACAAGGCCTTGCATACTGCTTTGCTGATCTTGGTGCTTCTTGGTACATGTATGGTAATTGGAGATGGAGTACTCACTCCAGCAATTTCTG TTTTTTCTGCTGTATCTGGCCTTGAGTTATCCATGTCCAAGGAGCATCATCAGT ATGCTGTAGTTCCAATCACTTGTTTCATCTTGGTTTGTCTTTTTGCACTTCAACACTATGGCACACATCGAGTGGGATTTTTCTTTGCACCAATAGTCTTAACATGGCTATTATGCATCAGCGCCCTTGGTTTATATAACATAATCTACTGGAATCCACACGTCTATCAAGCTCTTTCTCCGTATTACATGTTTAAGTTCTTGAAGAAAACAAGGAAAGGCGGATGGATGTCGTTGGGCGGAATATTACTGTGCATAACAG GCTCAGAAGCAATGTTTGCTGATCTAGGCCATTTCTCTTATGCTGCAATTCAG ATTGCTTTCACCTTTCTGGTTTATCCAGCACTTATATTGGCATATATGGGGCAAGCTGCATATCTGTCGCAACATCACCACAATGATAATCATATTGGTTTTTATATTTCAGTTCCAG AAAAATTAAGGTTGCCGGTGCTAATAATAGCAATTCTTGCTTCTGTGGTTGGAAGCCAAGCAATTATTACTGGGACATTCTCTATCATAAACCAGAGCCAGTCACTTTGCTGCTTCCCAAAAGTGAAAGTTGTTCACACATCTGATGAGATGCATGGCCAGATTTACATCCCTGAGATCAATTGGATTCTCATGGTCCTCTGTATTGCTGTGACTATTGGATTTAGAGACACAAAGCACATGGGAAATGCATCAG GATTGGCAGTGATGACGGTAATGCTGGTGACCACATGCCTAACTTCCCTGGTTATCATCCTCTGTTGGAACAAGAACCCTGCAGTAGCGCTTTCGTTTCTACTTTTCTTTGGTTCTGTTGAACTTCTCTACTTCTCAGCTTCACTGACCAAGTTTACCGAGGGTGCCTGGCTTCCCATCCTCTTAGCCCTCTTCCTCATGACCATCATGTTTGTTTGGCATTATGCCACCATTAAAAAGTATGAATTTGATCTCCATAACAAGGTATCACTAGACTGGCTTTTAGAACTAGGTCCAAGCTTAGGAATTGCTAGAGTCCCAGGCATTGGCTTAGTTTTCACTGACCTCACCTCCGGCATCCCAGCTAACTTTTCACGCTTTGTCACTAACCTTCCTGCCTTTCACCGTGTCCTTGTATTCGTGTGTGTAAAATCTGTGCCCGTCCCTTATGTGCCCCCTGCTGAGAGATATCTTGTGGGACGTGTTGGCCCTTCAACTCATCGATCTTACAGATGCATTGTTCGATATGGATATCGTGAAGTGCATCAGGATGTTGATTCTTTTGAAACTGAGCTTATTGCTAGGCTGGCTGATTTCATCAACTATGATTGGCGTCGAGCACTTAGAACTAACTCGCATACTGAGGATGCTGCATCTCAATCCAATGAATCCTCCAGTGAATATAGATTGGCAGTGATAGGAAACACAACATTCGCTTGCACACCACAATACGAGATTGAGGAGACCGTGCAACCGGCTAGTGTGTCGGGTGGTTTTTCGACAGTAGAAAGCATGGCTGATGTTATTGAAATGGAACCTGTAGTTGAAAGAAGAGTTAGATTTGCCATTGATGATGATCAAGAGTCTGATATTCATCTGCAGTTAAAAGAAGAGCTAGAAGATCTTTTAGCAGCTCAAGAAGCTGGAACTGCATTTATACTAGGACATTCTCATGTTCAAGCAAAGCAAGGGTCATCCGTGCTTAAGAAATTGGCTATTAATTTTGGGTATAATTTCCTTGGAAGGAACTGCAGGGGGCCAGACGTGGCACTCAAAATTCCACCAGCTTCTCTTCTAGAGGTTGGCATGGTTTATGTTGTGTAA